Within Staphylococcus sp. NRL 16/872, the genomic segment GTATTGTTGGCGTATCCGTTCCACAATGGTTTCTAAAAAATGTGGTAAACAGTGAAGTTTTAGGAGAGATTTATTTATCACTTAACGATGTGTCTAAAAAAGGAAAAGATGACACTGTTGTTTTAGGTACATTCACATTTGAAGTTAAAGATGCTTTAATTAATCAACTAGAAAGCGATATAAAAGTAAGTTACATTCGAATGTTTGATGATTTAAAAAATACTATTGAAAGTAAAGTAGAAAGCTTAGTTAATGATATTCAATCAACTACTAGCATGGTTGATGAGGTCAAACAAATCATCACAAATGCAGTTAAAACTATTAATCAAACTACAGATGATAGCATTAAATTAATAGATGATAGAAAAGTTAGTATCTTGCAAGATATTAACAAACAAAGCGAAATGGCAATTACTCAAATTAATTCGAGTAAAGATGATGTTGATAGCAAATTTAAGTTAGCACAATCTTCTATGCAAAATGATGCCGATTTAATCATTGAAGAATTAGAGGGTACTATTGCAGATGCAAATAACGTTATCGATGAAAAGGTAAACGCCTTTAAAAATAATGGTGCTTTAACTAAAGATGATGTTGATAGCGTGATGAGTAGCTACGATTTACAAAAAGCCAAATTAACAGATAGCAATGGTATGGCAATTCCGATTGTTGATTTAGATTTCAATGATCCGTTAAAACTTATCACTAAAAGTGGTTTATATTACCTATACAATTCTTTAAACGGACCAGTAACTAGCGCTAGAAACGGTATACTATGGGCTATGTTTATGGGTAGCAATTACATTAAACTCATATTCCTACCTTACAATTCAAATGAAATATATGTACGCAGTAAAAATGGTGCAGATAATTGGTTGAATTGGAGAAGGGTTGACGGTTTTACTGATACTGGTTGGAACGACTTAACAGTTGTAAATGGTACTGTACCTAACCCAGCATATAAAGATAGTGAAGGTTTTACGAGTGCGTTCAGAATAGTAAATCAAAACGATGTTATGACGACGTATATCAGATTGAATGTAGGTAATGTGTTAAATGGTCAAGTAATCGCAACGCTACCTAAAAATGTAGTTAACAAAGTACAATCATTTCCAGTTGCAACAAATGGTAAATCTGGTTGCCGTGTAGTGGTTTTAACAACTGGAGATATTGTTTTTTACACATCGGGTATTACAGGTGAGTGGACGAGCGAAGATTATATTTACAGTGAATTGAGATTTACGAATTAGGAGGGGCCTTATGAAAATAGTTTATTTGTGTAACAATGGTCAACCTGTACTTGTTTTTGAAAATGAAGATGGAGAATTTATTTATCCTGATGATAAATGGACTGATGTAAAACCACCTAATGGTTTATACGCACCTATTTATTATGACGGTCAGAAGTGGGTGGGACAAGAAAAAGAAGAGTTTGAACAAACATTACCAGAACCACCAATCGATGATAAAGATTTAGTTATTACTAATCTATCACAACAATTACTAGATACTCAATCGGAAGTCGAAAACGTTAAAAAGGATATGGCTACCGTATTAGAATTATTAACGACAAAAGGAAGTGCTGATGATGTACAGAGTAGTTAAACGATATTACAACATGAAATTATTTCCACTCGAAAAAGTAAAACAAGCCGTCACAGTAAAATGGATAACTGAAGATGAATATAAAGAAATTACTGGTTTAGATTACGAACCACTAGCTGAATAGCTGGTGGTTTTTATTATGGGAAAAAGTAGGTGTTATATGAAAAACAATATGAAAGATTTGACACTGGCTGAAACCATAGCATCAATAATGGTTTTTAGTTATGGTTTTAGAGAGTTTTTAAGGGGTTTCTTTTGGTTCAAAGAGCAAGATGACGTATTAGATGATAGTTCTTTTTATTTAGCGTTACATCATATTATGCCTATTTGGTGTTGGGGTATCATTGTGATGCTTGCAGGTTTAATCGTAATGATTTCATCTATATTTATTGCATCAAGTGATCAAAATACTAAATTCAGCAAACTTATTACATTGGGTGGTTTTTTGTCAGCTATTCTTTATTTTTTAATGACCAGTGCAAGTATTTATCATTCAATCAACTGGCTAACCACTGTACACATGGGGCTAATGTCAGCAACAGGTTTTGTTGCGTCCTTTGTTGGAGGTGCTGACTTATATGCCAGACGAAAATAAGTATGTACTACGCCACGAATGGGTTAAATCAAACGGCGATATTTACAAAAAGATTAACGAAAATGATAAAAAGAACATCAAAGAAATAGGCGAATTAAAAACGAAAATTGAGATACAAACTACATTACAACAGCAAACATATGAAGCTCAAAAAGAGACTAATCACAACATCAAAGATTTAACTAAAGTTATGACAAACGTAGGTAATGAAATGACTGATATTAAGTACAAAGTCATGTCTCATGACGAAAAAATAGAAAGTATTCAAGGGACAATAGAAACAAAACAAAAAGGTAGTGTTCAAATCATTGTAGCACTCATAGGCTTGGCCGGTACTTTAGTGGGTGCTGCCTTTGCGTTTGCACAAGTCTTTTTTTAAGTCGACTTTAATTAGTCGGCTTTTTATTTTGGAGGTGGATAAATGGGACTACCAAACCCGAAAAAACGAAAACCTACAGCGTCAGAGGTTGCAGCATGGGCAAAAGCAAGTATAGGAAAAAGAATAGATTTGCCTGGCTCTGGAGGAGGACCACAATGTTGGGACTTGCCTAATTATATATTTGAAAGATATTGGGGTTTTAGAACATGGGGTAATGCAGTTGATATGGCTTATTACAAATATCCTAAAGGTTTCAGGTTTATCAAAAATACGCCTGATTTTGTTCCTTTGCCTGGAGATATCGCAGTTTGGCATCCTGGTAACGGCATCGGATGGGCAGGGCATACAGGTATTGTAGTAGGCCCTAGTAATAAAAAAACATTTAGATGCGTGGATCAAAATTGGGTACATAAAGAATACCCACCAAACTACAACTGGGGAAGTGCCGCAGCATATGTAACACATAGCTATACAAGTGTAACAGGTTTTGTGCGTCCAGCTTACCAAAAAGAAGTTAGAAAGACTGGAACTAAACACGAAACAAACAAACCCAAAACACCAACAAATGTTAAACCAGAAGTTAAGCCACAAGATAGTTCTAAAGATGTTACGTCAACTGGCGAGGCTAAAAAGCCTCACTTCAAAGAAATTAAAAAAGTCCAATACACCGACTTTCAATACTCTCTAGATAAAGAGTTAGAATATAACGACCATTTAATAGTGGATGACGGTAATTTGATGACCAAGCCTAAAGGTATATACATCAAAGAGTGTCCTCATTTGAGAGATGTCGAAGAATTGTATCTACAACGTAATCGGTTTGTTAGCAAAGATGAATATCCACACGTTTATATTGACCGTGAACAAATATGGACCCCTAGACCACCTGATACAGAGGCACCCTCACATCCAGGTTGGTTAGTGTTAGAAGTTTGTGGCGCGCAAACAGAAAGTAAACGTCAATTCATGCTAAATCAATTACAAGCACTTATATATGGTGTGTGGTTAATGAGTTGGTCAAAAATCAAATTGTCTGAAAGTACAATCAAAGCAGACCCTAACATTTGGCGTTCGATGAAAGATTTAATCGACTACGATATGATTAAAAACGGCATTCCTGACGGAAGCAAGTACAAAGAAGTCGAAAGTAAAATCATTGAGATGTATCTTAAAAAAGATGACCTGTTGAAAGAGAAAATTGTAACAACAACAAGTGCAAAAATAATCAAAATTAAATCCGATAAAGAGGTTAAAACAGCTAAACCAACAGTTTCAACGCCAGCTACCTCTACAAGTAAAAAACCTACGCCACCAAAACAAACTAAAGCTAAAGTCACAGTAGAGAAGAGTGGTTTTACATTTGCTCAAGCACTCAACTTACAAATGAATAGAGGGTATCCACAAAAAAGTAATGGTTATTCATGGTACTTCCCTAGCCGTTCAGCTGTAAGTGCAGCGATGAACCCTACAAGTATATGGAACAGCGCATCGCAACGGTACCAAATGCTTAATTTAGGTAAGTATCAAGGTATTAGCGTGTCGAAATTGAACGTTATCTTAAAAGGGCGCGGAACGTTATCAGGTCAAGGTAAGGCGTTCGCAGACGGTTGTAAAAAATATAACATCAACGAGATATATTTGATTGCTCATGCGTTGCTAGAAAGTGGCAATGGTAAAAGTAATTTTGCTAGTGGTCGTTATGGTATGTACAACTACTTTGGAATAGGCGCGTATGATAACAACCCTAACAACGCGATAGCTTTCGCTAAAAATCGTGGCTGGACGACACCGGCAAAAGCGATTATCGGTGGTGCTAAATTTGTTAGACAAGATTATATCAACAAAGGTCAAAACACACTATATCGTATGCGTTGGAACCCTAAAAACCCAGCTACGCATCAATATGCAACGGATATACGTTGGTGTGAACATCAAGCAAGTACAATTTATAGTTATTACAAAAAGATAGGTTTAAAAGGTTTGTACTTTATACAAGATAAATATAGATAAGGCTATTCACTGTGAGTGGGTAGCCTTAATTTTATAAATGAGGTGTATATATGATAGGTAAAGTGAGTGATATTGAAACTAATATCAATGTTGGTACCGCCGAAAACGGTAATATCAACGCGAATTTTTACACAGAAGATGACGGTAGTGCTTATATTCGAATTACAGTGACTGATAACAACGTTAATGTAGATTTTACTGACACAAATTTAAAACCTAGATTAGATCTATTTAGTCAAGATGGTTCAATTTTTACAAATGAACCGTTAGATATTGTATCTCCAAAAGACGGTGTAATTATTTATAAGGTCTCAGATAACGTGATTAAACATGCTGGTCGA encodes:
- a CDS encoding BppU family phage baseplate upper protein → MSDVFELNKVATIDLEETPYLRPISNRGIGFYNMDKNTAQFQFIVKKNDKPLLISGNNVKGYAFFKAKNRTQTEKASTSGVLDIDYINPMKGIVGVSVPQWFLKNVVNSEVLGEIYLSLNDVSKKGKDDTVVLGTFTFEVKDALINQLESDIKVSYIRMFDDLKNTIESKVESLVNDIQSTTSMVDEVKQIITNAVKTINQTTDDSIKLIDDRKVSILQDINKQSEMAITQINSSKDDVDSKFKLAQSSMQNDADLIIEELEGTIADANNVIDEKVNAFKNNGALTKDDVDSVMSSYDLQKAKLTDSNGMAIPIVDLDFNDPLKLITKSGLYYLYNSLNGPVTSARNGILWAMFMGSNYIKLIFLPYNSNEIYVRSKNGADNWLNWRRVDGFTDTGWNDLTVVNGTVPNPAYKDSEGFTSAFRIVNQNDVMTTYIRLNVGNVLNGQVIATLPKNVVNKVQSFPVATNGKSGCRVVVLTTGDIVFYTSGITGEWTSEDYIYSELRFTN
- a CDS encoding XkdX family protein, translated to MKLFPLEKVKQAVTVKWITEDEYKEITGLDYEPLAE
- a CDS encoding glucosaminidase domain-containing protein; translation: MGLPNPKKRKPTASEVAAWAKASIGKRIDLPGSGGGPQCWDLPNYIFERYWGFRTWGNAVDMAYYKYPKGFRFIKNTPDFVPLPGDIAVWHPGNGIGWAGHTGIVVGPSNKKTFRCVDQNWVHKEYPPNYNWGSAAAYVTHSYTSVTGFVRPAYQKEVRKTGTKHETNKPKTPTNVKPEVKPQDSSKDVTSTGEAKKPHFKEIKKVQYTDFQYSLDKELEYNDHLIVDDGNLMTKPKGIYIKECPHLRDVEELYLQRNRFVSKDEYPHVYIDREQIWTPRPPDTEAPSHPGWLVLEVCGAQTESKRQFMLNQLQALIYGVWLMSWSKIKLSESTIKADPNIWRSMKDLIDYDMIKNGIPDGSKYKEVESKIIEMYLKKDDLLKEKIVTTTSAKIIKIKSDKEVKTAKPTVSTPATSTSKKPTPPKQTKAKVTVEKSGFTFAQALNLQMNRGYPQKSNGYSWYFPSRSAVSAAMNPTSIWNSASQRYQMLNLGKYQGISVSKLNVILKGRGTLSGQGKAFADGCKKYNINEIYLIAHALLESGNGKSNFASGRYGMYNYFGIGAYDNNPNNAIAFAKNRGWTTPAKAIIGGAKFVRQDYINKGQNTLYRMRWNPKNPATHQYATDIRWCEHQASTIYSYYKKIGLKGLYFIQDKYR